One segment of Streptomyces sp. NBC_00576 DNA contains the following:
- a CDS encoding universal stress protein: MSVDPFADYHLIYAVALIAPSLVSAGPCTTNSIDTSLESDRAIPVQEVETMLRTIAVGLDGSPESRATSLPVVHSWNPPPYYAHDLSSDLELHTEPARQEAATLTEVLRPWRQKFPAVEVVEESRYGTAAIHLVDASRETSLVVVGHRPRRRRPARLTRSRGGEKP, from the coding sequence ATGTCCGTGGACCCGTTCGCCGACTACCACCTCATCTACGCGGTCGCCCTGATCGCCCCGTCCCTGGTCTCCGCAGGTCCCTGCACCACGAACTCGATCGACACCAGTCTGGAATCGGATCGCGCGATCCCGGTCCAGGAGGTGGAGACCATGCTCCGCACCATCGCCGTGGGCCTCGACGGCTCGCCCGAGAGCCGCGCCACCTCCCTGCCGGTCGTCCACAGCTGGAACCCGCCGCCCTACTACGCCCACGACCTCTCCTCCGACCTCGAACTCCACACCGAGCCGGCCCGGCAGGAAGCCGCCACCCTCACCGAGGTCTTGCGCCCTTGGCGGCAGAAGTTCCCCGCCGTCGAGGTCGTCGAGGAGTCCCGTTACGGAACGGCCGCCATTCACCTGGTCGACGCCTCCCGCGAGACCTCCCTGGTCGTCGTCGGCCACCGCCCCCGTCGCCGTCGTCCCGCACGGCTGACACGCTCCCGAGGAGGAGAGAAACCATGA
- the adhP gene encoding alcohol dehydrogenase AdhP, which produces MKAAVVRAFGEPLVIEERPDPEPGPGQVRIRVEASGLCHTDIHAARGDWPVRPSPPFVPGHEGVGLVEALGDGVTHLAPGQRVAVPWLGRTCGRCEYCLSGRETLCQRQINTGYGCDGGYAEKMLAWADFAQPVPDGINALEAAPLSCAGVTTYKALKVADVKPTQLVAISGVGGLGHLAVQYAKIAGARVAAIDVTDEKLELAAELGADLVIDARKQDPGEVLQRYGGAHAAIALAVNEAAFSAAYAGLRRGGKLVMVALPAHGTIQVPIFDTVLNGTSVIGSIVGTRQDLAEVFQLHAAGRTRVIYETRPLARVNESIDEVLRGEIKARIVFDMAAGR; this is translated from the coding sequence ATGAAGGCAGCAGTCGTACGAGCCTTCGGCGAGCCCCTGGTCATCGAGGAGCGCCCTGATCCCGAGCCCGGCCCCGGACAGGTCCGTATCCGGGTCGAGGCCTCCGGACTGTGCCACACCGACATACACGCCGCCCGCGGAGACTGGCCGGTCAGGCCGAGCCCGCCGTTCGTCCCCGGCCACGAGGGCGTCGGCCTCGTCGAGGCCCTCGGCGACGGCGTCACGCACCTCGCACCGGGGCAGCGCGTCGCCGTGCCCTGGCTGGGCAGGACGTGCGGGCGGTGCGAGTACTGCCTGTCCGGCCGGGAGACGCTGTGCCAGCGGCAGATCAACACCGGATACGGGTGCGACGGCGGGTACGCCGAGAAGATGCTCGCCTGGGCCGACTTCGCCCAGCCGGTGCCCGACGGCATCAACGCCCTGGAGGCCGCCCCGCTGTCCTGCGCCGGCGTCACCACGTACAAGGCCCTCAAGGTCGCCGACGTCAAGCCGACCCAGCTCGTAGCCATCTCCGGTGTCGGAGGACTGGGCCACTTGGCGGTGCAGTACGCGAAGATCGCCGGGGCGCGGGTGGCGGCGATCGACGTCACGGACGAGAAGCTCGAACTCGCCGCGGAACTCGGCGCCGACCTCGTCATCGACGCCCGCAAGCAGGACCCGGGAGAGGTTCTCCAGCGCTACGGCGGTGCGCATGCCGCCATCGCGCTGGCGGTGAACGAGGCGGCGTTCTCGGCGGCGTACGCCGGGCTGCGGCGCGGCGGGAAGCTCGTGATGGTGGCCCTGCCGGCGCACGGCACGATCCAGGTCCCGATCTTCGACACCGTGCTGAACGGCACCTCGGTGATCGGCTCCATCGTGGGTACCCGGCAGGACCTGGCCGAGGTCTTCCAGCTCCACGCGGCAGGCCGCACCAGGGTCATCTACGAGACACGGCCGCTCGCGCGCGTCAATGAGTCCATCGACGAGGTGCTGCGCGGCGAGATCAAGGCGCGGATCGTCTTCGACATGGCTGCGGGAAGGTGA
- a CDS encoding universal stress protein: MELPLVVGVDGSEPSLRAVDWAADEAALRGVPLRLVYASLWELPHSRLRSSGGTPIEGPALATGLGRSSEQVLADTIVEAAAKRAHRREVDVKISTEVLPEEPVPALLREGRTASALVLGSRGRGGIAELLLGSVSLAVAARADCPVIVLRGSHDNQAESAMRGPVVLGVGEEPENSAAVRFAFQEAAERRVPLEAVRAWRCPGYQTTDHPLMAGEPARLHEERAVQTLDAALREAPESVELHRRTAEGPARKVLLDASAGAGLLVVGARPRHGHFGLQLGRVAHAVLHHSACPVAVVPQRA; this comes from the coding sequence ATGGAACTCCCCCTGGTCGTGGGAGTCGACGGTTCCGAGCCGAGTCTGCGCGCCGTGGACTGGGCGGCCGACGAGGCCGCCCTTCGCGGGGTGCCACTGCGGCTGGTGTACGCCTCGCTGTGGGAGCTCCCCCACTCTCGGCTGCGCTCGAGCGGGGGGACCCCCATCGAGGGTCCCGCCCTCGCCACGGGGCTTGGCAGGTCCTCGGAGCAGGTGCTGGCCGACACCATCGTCGAGGCCGCCGCGAAGCGCGCCCACCGCCGCGAGGTGGACGTGAAGATCTCCACCGAGGTGCTGCCCGAAGAGCCGGTGCCCGCTCTGCTGCGTGAGGGTCGTACCGCTTCGGCGCTGGTCCTGGGCTCGCGCGGCCGCGGCGGCATCGCCGAGCTGCTGCTCGGCTCGGTCAGCCTCGCGGTCGCCGCCCGCGCCGACTGCCCGGTGATCGTGCTGCGCGGCAGCCACGACAACCAGGCGGAGTCCGCGATGCGTGGGCCCGTCGTGCTGGGGGTCGGCGAGGAGCCGGAGAACTCGGCGGCCGTTCGCTTCGCCTTCCAGGAGGCGGCGGAACGCCGGGTGCCACTGGAGGCCGTACGCGCCTGGAGGTGCCCCGGGTACCAGACCACCGACCACCCTCTTATGGCCGGCGAACCCGCCCGGCTCCACGAGGAGCGGGCCGTTCAGACCCTGGACGCGGCGCTGCGGGAGGCCCCGGAGAGTGTGGAACTGCACCGACGTACCGCCGAAGGCCCCGCCCGCAAGGTGCTGCTCGACGCCTCGGCCGGCGCCGGCCTGCTCGTCGTCGGCGCCCGGCCGCGCCACGGCCACTTCGGACTCCAGCTCGGCCGGGTCGCCCACGCGGTCCTGCACCACTCCGCCTGCCCGGTGGCCGTCGTACCCCAACGGGCATGA
- a CDS encoding phosphoketolase family protein yields MLKVEHRNSTVLTDEELRTLDAHWRAANYLAVGQIYLMANSLLTEPLTAAHIKPRLLGHWGTSPGLNLVYTHLNRVIKDRGLDALCVWGPGHGGPAVLANSWLEGSYSQTYPDVSRDAAGMDRLFRQFSFPGGVPSHVAPETPGSIHEGGELGYSLAHAYGAAFDNPDLLVACVIGDGEAETGPLAASWHSNKFLDPVHDGAVLPILHLNGYKIANPTVLSRLPESELDELLRGYGHEPIHVTSDDPHQVHRAMADAFDQALDRIALMQSAAREDGVAERVHWPMIVLRTPKGWTGPGEVDGVPVEGTWRAHQVPLSGVRENPQHLRQLETWLRSYRPEELFGADGRPAADVLACIPEGTRRLGANPHANGGLLVRDLPMPSLDPFAVPVDKPGATLHEPTRVLGDLLEQVMRDTSERRDFRLVGPDETASNRLDAVFNASGKAWQAQILQVDEHLDRHGRVMEILSEHLCQGWLEGYLLTGRHGLFSCYEAFVHIVDSMVNQHIKWLRTSRELAWRAPIASLNYLLTSHVWRQDHNGFSHQDPGFVDHVLSKSPEVVRVYLPPDANTLLSVADHALRSRDYVNVIVAGKQPCFDWLSMDEARAHCARGAGIWDWAGTENGGEPDVVLACAGDVPTLEVLAAAQLLRDHLPQLAVRVVNVVDLARLLPREEHPHGMGDFEHDGLFTTDKPVIFAYHGYPWLIHRLAYRRTGHANLHVRGYKEMGTTTTPFDMVVRNDMDRYRLVMDVIDRVPGLAVRAAAVRQQMADARTRHHAWIREHGTDLPEVTDWTWTA; encoded by the coding sequence ATGCTCAAGGTCGAACACCGGAACAGCACCGTACTGACCGACGAGGAACTGCGCACCCTGGACGCCCACTGGCGAGCCGCCAACTACCTGGCCGTCGGCCAGATCTATCTGATGGCCAATTCGCTCCTCACCGAACCCCTCACCGCCGCCCACATCAAGCCACGGCTGCTCGGCCACTGGGGCACTTCCCCGGGCCTCAACCTCGTGTACACGCACCTCAACCGGGTGATCAAGGATCGCGGTCTCGACGCGCTGTGCGTATGGGGTCCCGGCCACGGCGGGCCGGCGGTGCTCGCGAACTCCTGGCTGGAGGGCAGCTACAGCCAGACCTACCCGGACGTCTCGCGGGACGCGGCGGGTATGGACCGGCTCTTCCGGCAGTTCTCGTTCCCCGGCGGCGTGCCCAGCCATGTCGCGCCGGAGACGCCGGGCTCGATCCACGAGGGCGGCGAGCTGGGCTACTCGCTAGCGCACGCGTACGGGGCCGCCTTCGACAACCCTGATCTGCTGGTCGCCTGTGTGATCGGTGACGGAGAGGCGGAGACCGGGCCACTGGCCGCGTCCTGGCACTCCAACAAGTTCCTCGACCCGGTGCACGACGGCGCGGTCCTGCCGATCCTGCACCTCAACGGCTACAAGATCGCCAACCCGACGGTGCTCTCCCGCCTTCCGGAGTCCGAACTCGACGAACTGCTGCGCGGCTACGGCCACGAGCCGATCCACGTCACCAGCGACGACCCGCACCAGGTACACCGCGCCATGGCCGACGCCTTCGACCAGGCACTGGACCGCATCGCCCTGATGCAGAGCGCGGCCCGCGAGGACGGTGTGGCCGAGCGCGTGCACTGGCCCATGATCGTGCTGCGCACCCCGAAGGGCTGGACGGGACCCGGTGAGGTCGACGGCGTCCCGGTCGAGGGCACCTGGCGCGCCCACCAGGTCCCGCTGTCCGGCGTACGCGAAAACCCCCAGCACCTGCGGCAGTTGGAGACCTGGCTGCGCTCGTACCGTCCCGAGGAGTTGTTCGGCGCCGACGGGCGGCCCGCCGCCGACGTCCTCGCCTGCATTCCCGAGGGGACCCGCCGGCTGGGCGCCAACCCGCACGCCAACGGCGGCCTGCTCGTGCGCGACCTGCCCATGCCGTCCCTGGACCCCTTCGCCGTCCCCGTCGACAAGCCGGGCGCCACCCTGCACGAGCCCACAAGGGTCCTCGGCGACCTCCTCGAACAGGTCATGAGGGATACGTCGGAACGGCGCGACTTCCGCCTGGTGGGCCCGGACGAGACCGCGTCCAACCGGCTGGATGCCGTCTTCAACGCCAGCGGCAAGGCCTGGCAGGCCCAGATCCTCCAGGTGGACGAGCACCTCGACCGGCACGGCCGGGTGATGGAGATCCTCTCCGAACACCTCTGCCAGGGCTGGCTGGAGGGGTATCTCCTCACCGGCCGGCACGGACTGTTCTCGTGCTACGAGGCGTTCGTCCACATCGTCGACTCGATGGTCAACCAGCACATCAAGTGGCTGAGGACATCGAGGGAGTTGGCCTGGCGGGCTCCGATCGCCTCCCTCAACTACCTGCTCACCTCGCACGTCTGGCGTCAGGACCACAACGGCTTCTCGCACCAGGACCCAGGGTTCGTCGACCATGTCCTCAGCAAGAGCCCCGAGGTCGTACGGGTCTATCTGCCGCCGGACGCCAACACCCTGCTGTCCGTGGCGGATCACGCCCTGCGCAGCCGTGACTACGTGAACGTGATCGTCGCGGGCAAGCAGCCCTGCTTCGACTGGCTGTCGATGGACGAGGCCCGCGCCCACTGCGCCCGCGGTGCCGGGATCTGGGACTGGGCGGGCACCGAGAACGGCGGCGAACCGGACGTCGTCCTCGCCTGCGCCGGAGACGTGCCCACCCTGGAGGTACTGGCAGCCGCCCAGTTGCTGCGCGACCACCTGCCCCAACTCGCCGTCCGCGTCGTCAACGTCGTCGACCTGGCCCGGCTGCTGCCGCGCGAGGAACACCCGCACGGAATGGGCGACTTCGAGCACGACGGCCTGTTCACCACCGACAAGCCGGTGATCTTCGCCTACCACGGCTACCCCTGGCTGATCCACCGCCTCGCCTACCGCCGCACCGGCCACGCCAACCTGCACGTGCGCGGCTACAAGGAGATGGGCACCACGACCACCCCGTTCGACATGGTCGTCCGCAACGACATGGACCGCTACCGCCTCGTCATGGATGTCATCGACCGCGTCCCCGGCCTCGCCGTCCGCGCCGCCGCCGTACGCCAGCAGATGGCCGACGCCCGCACCCGCCACCACGCCTGGATCCGCGAGCACGGTACCGACCTGCCCGAGGTCACCGACTGGACCTGGACAGCCTGA